The following proteins are co-located in the Salvelinus fontinalis isolate EN_2023a chromosome 29, ASM2944872v1, whole genome shotgun sequence genome:
- the LOC129827743 gene encoding protocadherin alpha-C2-like isoform X1: MDSRINGQSWRRYVSAFILLSAAMNTASAVTHYSIPEEMEEGSVVANLAADLGLDMKTLSKRKMRLDVIAGKKYLDVNKETGELYIVENMDREYLCSSKTATTCFLKMEVIIENPVRIFNIELEIVDINDNAPRFRRDIINLDISESTPAGERFSLSNAIDPDVGTNSVKTYHISESDHFDIEIQTGRDGSKFADLILKKALNREEQEVHNLILTAVDGGVPARSGTANIIVRVLDTNDNAPQFDKDSYNINIMENFPIGSLVVKLNATDLDDGINSEIIYSYSLYTSEKTQETFSLNPNNGEITVKEMINYEDFRIYDMEVIATDKGTNSLSGQCKITILVTDMNDNHPEISIKSYQSPIKEDIAVDTVIAVVSVSDKDSGENGIVDIHIADELPFALRESSDNYYELVVSEPLDREKVPEYDITFTVTDRGSPPLSDNETMILELLDVNDNVPLFPQSFYTIPVMENNAPGALLSSLTAFDPDLHENQYLVYFIIEKEIVNTSISILFSINPENGNLYALKTFDYEIEKEFLFHIEARDSGVPPLSSNVTVHIIIVDQNDNTPFIVSPWRVHGSVVEEKIPRSTDKGSLVSKVIAIDTDSVQNSRITYQFLQVTDATLFSLDQYNGDIRTMRMFSYRDPRHQRLVVIAKDNGEPALSATVTIKLSTVETAVKAYSDMTEVPLEYDIFSDLNLYLVIGLGSVSFLLLITILVTCVLKCQKPMPSKAAPPSRNSVISERNSTIADSTLVSNDAYWYSLFLAETRKGKLVVRQPVPKAGSRYIVSSLPRSTGLTETSDSAASTLQGSTTTGSGSSSS; this comes from the exons ATGGATTCGCGTATTAATGGACAGTCCTGGAGAAGGTACGTCTCGGCCTTTATTCTTCTCTCTGCAGCCATGAATACGGCGTCTGCTGTTACGCACTATTCTATTCCCGAGGAAATGGAGGAAGGGTCCGTTGTTGCTAATTTAGCTGCTGATTTGGGACTAGATATGAAAACCTTGAGCAAACGCAAGATGCGGTTAGATGTCATCGCCGGTAAGAAATATCTTGACGTGAACAAAGAGACGGGGGAGCTGTATATTGTTGAAAATATGGACAGGGAATACCTCTGTAGTTCTAAAACAGCTACAACTTGTTTTCTAAAAATGGAGGTAATTATTGAAAATCCAGTTCGGATATTTAACATAGAATTGGAAATCGTTGATATAAATGACAACGCGCCTCGTTTTCGTAGAGATATCATAAACCTAGATATTTCTGAATCGACCCCAGCCGGAGAGCGTTTTTCTCTAAGCAATGCAATTGACCCCGATGTGGGCACGAATTCTGTAAAAACCTACCATATCAGTGAAAGTGATCATTTTGATATTGAAATTCAGACCGGGAGGGATGGATCGAAGTTTGCTGATTTGATTCTGAAAAAGGCTTTAAACCGAGAGGAGCAGGAGGTTCATAACCTAATACTCACCGCTGTAGATGGTGGAGTCCCCGCGCGCTCTGGTACAGCCAACATAATTGTTCGTGTCCTGGACACAAATGATAATGCCCCTCAGTTTGACAAAGATtcatataatataaatataatggAAAACTTTCCAATAGGAAGCCTTGTGGTTAAATTGAATGCAACAGACTTAGATGATGGTATCAATTCGGAAATAATATATTCATATAGCTTGTATACATCAGAGAAAACACAAGAAACGTTCAGTTTAAACCCTAATAACGGAGAAATAACGGTGAAAGAAATGATAAATTATGAAGACTTCAGGATTTATGATATGGAAGTCATAGCAACTGATAAGGGGACCAACTCTTTGTCAGGTCAGTGTAAAATAACTATTCTAGTGACGGATATGAATGACAATCATCCTGAAATAtcaatcaaatcatatcaaagtCCTATAAAGGAGGATATAGCAGTAGACACAGTGATTGCAGTTGTCAGTGTCAGCGATAAAGATTCAGGTGAAAATGGGATTGTAGATATCCATATTGCGGATGAATTACCTTTTGCACTAAGAGAGTCTTCCGATAACTATTATGAGTTAGTAGTATCAGAACCTCTAGACCGTGAGAAGGTCCCAGAATATGACATAACTTTTACCGTAACAGACAGGGGTTCCCCTCCGCTATCTGACAACGAAACGATGATTTTAGAACTACTAGACGTTAACGACAACGTTCCCCTTTTCCCCCAGTCGTTCTACACTATACCCGTTATGGAGAATAACGCGCCTGGGGCCTTGCTAAGTTCCCTCACTGCGTTTGATCCAGACCTCCATGAAAACCAGTATCTAGTTTATTTCATCATAGAAAAAGAGATAGTGAACACCTCCATTTCCATCCTGTTTTCCATCAATCCGGAGAACGGTAATCTTTACGCACTGAAGACGTTTGACTATGAGATAGAGAAGGAGTTCCTTTTCCACATTGAGGCCAGAGACTCTGGTGTTCCTCCTCTCAGCAGTAATGTGACTGTCCACATCATTATTGTTGATCAGAACGACAACACCCCGTTCATAGTCTCTCCGTGGCGCGTGCACGGCTCCGTGGTGGAGGAAAAGATTCCCAGATCCACCGATAAAGGATCCCTGGTCTCCAAGGTGATAGCCATAGACACGGACTCGGTCCAGAACTCTCGGATTACATACCAGTTTCTACAGGTTACTGACGCCACCTTATTCAGTCTGGACCAATACAATGGAGATATCCGGACCATGAGAATGTTCAGTTACAGAGATCCGCGTCATCAACGGCTGGTTGTCATCGCCAAGGACAACGGGGAACCTGCTCTGTCAGCTACAGTTACCATCAAGCTGTCAACAGTGGAGACTGCTGTTAAAGCCTACTCTGACATGACTGAAGTGCCTCTAGAATATGACATATTTTCAGACTTAAACCTGTATTTGGTGATCGGCTTGGGCTCGGTGTCCTTTCTGTTACTGATCACCATATTGGTCACCTGTGTGCTGAAGTGTCAGAAACCGATGCCCAGCAAAGCGGCTCCTCCCAGTAGGAACAGCGTGATCAGCGAGAGGAACTCGACCATCGCAGATTCCACCCTTGTCTCCAACGATGCCTACTGGTACAGTCTGTTTCTAGCAGAGACCAGGAAAGGAAAGCTGGTAGTCAGACAGCCTGTGCCAAAGGCGGGCTCCAGATACATTGTGTCGAGTTTACCAAGGAGCACGGGCCTGACAGAGACCAGCGACTCAGCAGCCTCTACTCTGCAG GGGTCCACCACCACTGGCAGCGGCAGCAGTTCCTCATAA
- the LOC129827743 gene encoding protocadherin alpha-C2-like isoform X2: MDSRINGQSWRRYVSAFILLSAAMNTASAVTHYSIPEEMEEGSVVANLAADLGLDMKTLSKRKMRLDVIAGKKYLDVNKETGELYIVENMDREYLCSSKTATTCFLKMEVIIENPVRIFNIELEIVDINDNAPRFRRDIINLDISESTPAGERFSLSNAIDPDVGTNSVKTYHISESDHFDIEIQTGRDGSKFADLILKKALNREEQEVHNLILTAVDGGVPARSGTANIIVRVLDTNDNAPQFDKDSYNINIMENFPIGSLVVKLNATDLDDGINSEIIYSYSLYTSEKTQETFSLNPNNGEITVKEMINYEDFRIYDMEVIATDKGTNSLSGQCKITILVTDMNDNHPEISIKSYQSPIKEDIAVDTVIAVVSVSDKDSGENGIVDIHIADELPFALRESSDNYYELVVSEPLDREKVPEYDITFTVTDRGSPPLSDNETMILELLDVNDNVPLFPQSFYTIPVMENNAPGALLSSLTAFDPDLHENQYLVYFIIEKEIVNTSISILFSINPENGNLYALKTFDYEIEKEFLFHIEARDSGVPPLSSNVTVHIIIVDQNDNTPFIVSPWRVHGSVVEEKIPRSTDKGSLVSKVIAIDTDSVQNSRITYQFLQVTDATLFSLDQYNGDIRTMRMFSYRDPRHQRLVVIAKDNGEPALSATVTIKLSTVETAVKAYSDMTEVPLEYDIFSDLNLYLVIGLGSVSFLLLITILVTCVLKCQKPMPSKAAPPSRNSVISERNSTIADSTLVSNDAYWYSLFLAETRKGKLVVRQPVPKAGSRYIVSSLPRSTGLTETSDSAASTLQYPK; the protein is encoded by the exons ATGGATTCGCGTATTAATGGACAGTCCTGGAGAAGGTACGTCTCGGCCTTTATTCTTCTCTCTGCAGCCATGAATACGGCGTCTGCTGTTACGCACTATTCTATTCCCGAGGAAATGGAGGAAGGGTCCGTTGTTGCTAATTTAGCTGCTGATTTGGGACTAGATATGAAAACCTTGAGCAAACGCAAGATGCGGTTAGATGTCATCGCCGGTAAGAAATATCTTGACGTGAACAAAGAGACGGGGGAGCTGTATATTGTTGAAAATATGGACAGGGAATACCTCTGTAGTTCTAAAACAGCTACAACTTGTTTTCTAAAAATGGAGGTAATTATTGAAAATCCAGTTCGGATATTTAACATAGAATTGGAAATCGTTGATATAAATGACAACGCGCCTCGTTTTCGTAGAGATATCATAAACCTAGATATTTCTGAATCGACCCCAGCCGGAGAGCGTTTTTCTCTAAGCAATGCAATTGACCCCGATGTGGGCACGAATTCTGTAAAAACCTACCATATCAGTGAAAGTGATCATTTTGATATTGAAATTCAGACCGGGAGGGATGGATCGAAGTTTGCTGATTTGATTCTGAAAAAGGCTTTAAACCGAGAGGAGCAGGAGGTTCATAACCTAATACTCACCGCTGTAGATGGTGGAGTCCCCGCGCGCTCTGGTACAGCCAACATAATTGTTCGTGTCCTGGACACAAATGATAATGCCCCTCAGTTTGACAAAGATtcatataatataaatataatggAAAACTTTCCAATAGGAAGCCTTGTGGTTAAATTGAATGCAACAGACTTAGATGATGGTATCAATTCGGAAATAATATATTCATATAGCTTGTATACATCAGAGAAAACACAAGAAACGTTCAGTTTAAACCCTAATAACGGAGAAATAACGGTGAAAGAAATGATAAATTATGAAGACTTCAGGATTTATGATATGGAAGTCATAGCAACTGATAAGGGGACCAACTCTTTGTCAGGTCAGTGTAAAATAACTATTCTAGTGACGGATATGAATGACAATCATCCTGAAATAtcaatcaaatcatatcaaagtCCTATAAAGGAGGATATAGCAGTAGACACAGTGATTGCAGTTGTCAGTGTCAGCGATAAAGATTCAGGTGAAAATGGGATTGTAGATATCCATATTGCGGATGAATTACCTTTTGCACTAAGAGAGTCTTCCGATAACTATTATGAGTTAGTAGTATCAGAACCTCTAGACCGTGAGAAGGTCCCAGAATATGACATAACTTTTACCGTAACAGACAGGGGTTCCCCTCCGCTATCTGACAACGAAACGATGATTTTAGAACTACTAGACGTTAACGACAACGTTCCCCTTTTCCCCCAGTCGTTCTACACTATACCCGTTATGGAGAATAACGCGCCTGGGGCCTTGCTAAGTTCCCTCACTGCGTTTGATCCAGACCTCCATGAAAACCAGTATCTAGTTTATTTCATCATAGAAAAAGAGATAGTGAACACCTCCATTTCCATCCTGTTTTCCATCAATCCGGAGAACGGTAATCTTTACGCACTGAAGACGTTTGACTATGAGATAGAGAAGGAGTTCCTTTTCCACATTGAGGCCAGAGACTCTGGTGTTCCTCCTCTCAGCAGTAATGTGACTGTCCACATCATTATTGTTGATCAGAACGACAACACCCCGTTCATAGTCTCTCCGTGGCGCGTGCACGGCTCCGTGGTGGAGGAAAAGATTCCCAGATCCACCGATAAAGGATCCCTGGTCTCCAAGGTGATAGCCATAGACACGGACTCGGTCCAGAACTCTCGGATTACATACCAGTTTCTACAGGTTACTGACGCCACCTTATTCAGTCTGGACCAATACAATGGAGATATCCGGACCATGAGAATGTTCAGTTACAGAGATCCGCGTCATCAACGGCTGGTTGTCATCGCCAAGGACAACGGGGAACCTGCTCTGTCAGCTACAGTTACCATCAAGCTGTCAACAGTGGAGACTGCTGTTAAAGCCTACTCTGACATGACTGAAGTGCCTCTAGAATATGACATATTTTCAGACTTAAACCTGTATTTGGTGATCGGCTTGGGCTCGGTGTCCTTTCTGTTACTGATCACCATATTGGTCACCTGTGTGCTGAAGTGTCAGAAACCGATGCCCAGCAAAGCGGCTCCTCCCAGTAGGAACAGCGTGATCAGCGAGAGGAACTCGACCATCGCAGATTCCACCCTTGTCTCCAACGATGCCTACTGGTACAGTCTGTTTCTAGCAGAGACCAGGAAAGGAAAGCTGGTAGTCAGACAGCCTGTGCCAAAGGCGGGCTCCAGATACATTGTGTCGAGTTTACCAAGGAGCACGGGCCTGACAGAGACCAGCGACTCAGCAGCCTCTACTCTGCAG TACCCTAAATGA